A genome region from Triticum aestivum cultivar Chinese Spring chromosome 2B, IWGSC CS RefSeq v2.1, whole genome shotgun sequence includes the following:
- the LOC123045513 gene encoding mitogen-activated protein kinase kinase kinase 3 isoform X1, which produces MPVPGWFRGKLRSRSKPKPGAAAVSSAASSPSRKSVDLDYPSPSPSPTPRAREKARSLDSPAARHGRGGAEFQYKLPVPVISPDPLCEEATDVAGCSSASGSSVCSSPDDAPDHHVSRSMDPIAFAKGRDMASDTAMILNEDKHFMSCSMPREHHKFFEANVSNMRALHVHNNDDPSTSEASCSRGRMLTEDIFGPRTRSPSPGRKAHAFAVNNVHSKEFGFSPRSPLKMSEGLRSPPHPLPLPPAPGACPPLPPSPTACSPLPPSPTACSPLPTSPTACSQSQSRWKKGKLLGSGTFGQVYLGFNSENGQFCAIKEVQVISDDPHSKERLKQLNQEIDMLKKASHPNVVQYYDSDMTDETLSIYLEYVSGGSIHKLLREYGPFKEPVIRSYTGQILAGLAYLHAKNTVHRDIKGANILVGPNGDVKLADFGMAKHISSFAEIRSFKGSPYWMAPEVIMNSKGYNLAVDIWSLGCTIIEMATARPPWHQYEGVAAIFKIANSKDTPEIPDIFSEDGRSFLKLCLKRNPASRATASQLMDHPFVQDHPAVRAAKDSALRNAFSAPADVKHTMSNRELPSRRSITPLRDIGVSARDFTGFSTTVPSPRTSSSPIPVRTNMSLPVSPCSSPLRQFKQSNWSCLPSPPHPMLSSGAAAYNSSSYALNQARRMPDPWQDGSLKLHSPYGSPKRF; this is translated from the exons ATGCCTGTGCCAGGCTGGTTTCGCGGCAAATTGAGGTCCAGGTCCAAGCCCAAGCCCGGCGCCGCGGCcgtctcctccgccgcctcctccccctcgcgcaAGTCCGTCGACCTCGActacccgtccccgtccccgtccccgacCCCCCGGGCGCGGGAGAAGGCCCGCAGCCTCGACTCGCCGGCCGCGCGCCATGGCCGGGGCGGCGCCGAGTTCCAGTACAAGCTCCCGGTGCCCGTGATTAGCCCGGACCCACTATGCGAGGAGGCCACGGATGTGGCGGGCTGCTCTTCGGCCTCGGGCTCCAGCGTGTGCTCTTCGCCGGATGACGCGCCGGATCACCACGTGTCTAG GTCCATGGATCCAATTGCTTTTGCCAAGGGAAGAGATATGGCATCTGACACAGCTATGATCTTAAATGAAGACAAACACTTCATGTCATGTAGTATGCCACGGGAGCATCACAAGTTCTTTGAGGCGAATGTTTCTAACATGAGGGCTCTTCATGTGCATAATAACGATGATCCTTCAACTAGCGAAGCCAGTTGTTCACGTGGCAGAATGTTGACTGAAGATATATTTGGTCCAAGAACGAGAAGCCCATCCCCTGGCCGAAAAGCCCATGCCTTTGCTGTGAATAATGTACATTCAAAAGAATTCGGGTTTAGCCCCAGGTCACCATTGAAAATGAGTGAGGGTTTGAGAAGCCCGCCTCATCCCTTGCCTCTTCCTCcagctcccggtgcttgcccacCTCTACCTCCATCTCCCACTGCTTGTTCACCTCTTCCTCCATCTCCCACTGCTTGCTCGCCTCTTCCTACATCTCCTACTGCTTGCTCACAGTCCCAATCACGGTGGAAAAAGGGGAAACTATTAGGGAGTGGAACATTTGGCCAGGTTTACCTTGGATTTAACAG TGAAAATGGGCAGTTTTGCGCGATTAAGGAAGTGCAAGTAATTTCAGATGATCCACATTCGAAAGAACGACTCAAGCAACTGAATCAG GAAATAGACATGCTTAAGAAAGCATCGCACCCGAACGTTGTGCAATACTATGATAGTGATATG ACTGATGAGACCCTTTCAATTTATCTTGAGTATGTTTCTGGGGGCTCAATTCATAAGTTACTTAGGGAGTATGGCCCTTTTAAGGAACCTGTGATTCGCAGTTATACTGGTCAAATTCTCGCTGGTCTTGCGTATTTGCATGCGAAGAACACTGTCCACAG AGATATTAAAGGAGCAAACATACTTGTTGGCCCTAATGGTGATGTTAAACTTGCCGACTTTGGCATGGCTAAGCAT ATATCATCTTTTGCTGAAATACGCTCTTTCAAAGGAAGTCCTTACTGGATGGCTCCTGAG GTTATTATGAACAGCAAAGGTTACAATCTAGCTGTTGACATTTGGAGTTTGGGATGTACAATTATTGAGATGGCAACGGCAAGACCTCCTTGGCACCAGTATGAAGGG GTAGCTGCAATATTTAAGATTGCAAACAGTAAAGATACACCTGAAATCCCAGATATTTTTTCTGAGGATGGGAGAAGTTTTTTGAAACTATGCTTAAAACGTAATCCAGCATCTCGCGCCACCGCAAGTCAGTTGATGGACCATCCTTTTGTTCAGGACCATCCAGCAGTAAGAGCAGCAAAAGACAGTGCATTGAGAAATGCATTTTCTGCTCCAGCAGATGTGAAGCATACAATG TCTAACAGGGAGTTGCCATCACGAAGAAGTATTACTCCCCTAAGGGATATAGGTGTGAGTGCGCGAGATTTTACCGGATTTTCTACAACTGTCCCTTCACCCCGTACCTCGAG CAGCCCTATTCCTGTGAGAACAAACATGTCTCTACCGGTGTCCCCCTGCTCAAGCCCACTGAGGCAATTTAAGCAGTCCAACTGGAGCTGCTTGCCGTCTCCGCCCCACCCAATGCTCTCGTCTGGTGCTGCGGCTTACAATTCATCAAGCTACGCGCTGAATCAGGCACGACGGATGCCGGATCCCTGGCAGGATGGCTCCTTGAAACTCCATAGTCCTTACGGTTCTCCAAAAAGGTTCTAA
- the LOC123041417 gene encoding U-box domain-containing protein 26 has translation MSVPHLFRCPISLDIFTDPVTLCTGQTYDRQCIERWLADGHRTCPVTMQALGDGDTTVLVPNRTLRHLIERWLSAATDHSLPESADDDPSLAALKRCLQSDATSVAAKIGALKKVLALASESDVGRACMLQLGFLCVLLPLVFHAAPAAPAERHAEAEELALQCALSLMPSNAAAPQLDCLNMLKKEDNLASFVRLLGRGSGRAKAGLCRLLETVATAAATRDLALVVAASPRVWQALLPLLQQHAGPATDARASEAAVRAIAAVCAAEPARGSAIHHGAVGALFRHLSWWAYGKGGGAVSSALAAVEALAETEAGRRAVARAPGATRILVRHVFMMSSSNDGSEHAAAALLAVCRESRAARSEAVGAGVVTQLLLLLQSQCGARAKAKARALLKLLKSR, from the coding sequence ATGAGCGTGCCGCACCTGTTCCGGTGTCCGATCAGCCTCGACATCTTCACGGACCCGGTGACGCTGTGCACGGGGCAGACGTACGACCGTCAATGCATCGAGCGGTGGCTCGCCGACGGCCACCGCACCTGCCCCGTCACAATGCAGGCCCTCGGCGACGGCGACACCACCGTGCTCGTGCCCAACCGCACCCTGCGCCACCTCATCGAGCGCTGGCTCTCCGCCGCCACCGACCACAGCCTCCCGGAGTCGGCGGACGACGATCCATCGCTTGCGGCGCTCAAGCGTTGCCTCCAGTCCGACGCCACCTCCGTCGCCGCCAAGATCGGCGCGCTCAAGAAGGTCTTGGCGCTGGCGTCCGAGTCCGACGTCGGCCGCGCGTGCATGCTGCAGCTGGGGTTCCTGTGCGTGCTCCTGCCGCTCGTCTTCCACGCCGCGCCGGCCGCGCCAGCGGAGCGCCACGCGGAGGCGGAGGAGCTCGCGCTGCAGTGCGCGCTCAGCCTCATGCCGTCCAACGCCGCTGCGCCGCAGCTCGACTGCCTCAACATGCTCAAGAAGGAGGACAACCTGGCGTCCTTCGTCCGGCTGCTGGGGCGAGGCAGCGGCCGGGCCAAGGCaggcctgtgccgcctcctcgagACCGTCGCCACGGCCGCGGCGACGCGGGACCTGGCGCTCGTCGTGGCCGCCTCGCCGCGCGTGTGGCAGGCGCTCCTGCCGCTCCTGCAGCAGCACGCCGGCCCGGCCACGGACGCGCGCGCCTCGGAGGCCGCGGTCCGCGCGATCGCCGCGGTCTGCGCCGCCGAGCCGGCGCGGGGCAGCGCCATCCATCACGGCGCGGTCGGCGCGCTCTTCAGGCACCTGTCGTGGTGGGCGTACGGCAAGGGCGGCGGCGCCGTGTCCAGCGcgctggcggcggtggaggcgcTGGCGGAGACGGAGGCCGGCCGCAGGGCGGTGGCGCGCGCACCCGGCGCGACGCGGATTCTCGTGAGGCACGTGTTCATGATGTCGTCGAGCAACGACGGGAGCGAgcacgcggcggcggcgctgctggcCGTGTGCAGGGAGTCGCGGGCGGCGCGGAGCGAGGCGGTGGGCGCCGGGGTGGTGacgcagctgctgctgctgctccagagCCAGTGCGGCGCCAGGGCTAAGGCCAAGGCGAGGGCGCTGCTGAAGCTGCTCAAATCCAGGTGA
- the LOC123045513 gene encoding mitogen-activated protein kinase kinase kinase 3 isoform X2, whose translation MPVPGWFRGKLRSRSKPKPGAAAVSSAASSPSRKSVDLDYPSPSPSPTPRAREKARSLDSPAARHGRGGAEFQYKLPVPVISPDPLCEEATDVAGCSSASGSSVCSSPDDAPDHHVSRSMDPIAFAKGRDMASDTAMILNEDKHFMSCSMPREHHKFFEANVSNMRALHVHNNDDPSTSEASCSRGRMLTEDIFGPRTRSPSPGRKAHAFAVNNVHSKEFGFSPRSPLKMSEGLRSPPHPLPLPPAPGACPPLPPSPTACSPLPPSPTACSPLPTSPTACSQSQSRWKKGKLLGSGTFGQVYLGFNSENGQFCAIKEVQVISDDPHSKERLKQLNQEIDMLKKASHPNVVQYYDSDMTDETLSIYLEYVSGGSIHKLLREYGPFKEPVIRSYTGQILAGLAYLHAKNTVHRDIKGANILVGPNGDVKLADFGMAKHISSFAEIRSFKGSPYWMAPEVIMNSKGYNLAVDIWSLGCTIIEMATARPPWHQYEGVAAIFKIANSKDTPEIPDIFSEDGRSFLKLCLKRNPASRATASQLMDHPFVQDHPAVRAAKDSALRNAFSAPADVKHTMSNRELPSRRSITPLRDIGVSARDFTGFSTTVPSPRTSSPIPVRTNMSLPVSPCSSPLRQFKQSNWSCLPSPPHPMLSSGAAAYNSSSYALNQARRMPDPWQDGSLKLHSPYGSPKRF comes from the exons ATGCCTGTGCCAGGCTGGTTTCGCGGCAAATTGAGGTCCAGGTCCAAGCCCAAGCCCGGCGCCGCGGCcgtctcctccgccgcctcctccccctcgcgcaAGTCCGTCGACCTCGActacccgtccccgtccccgtccccgacCCCCCGGGCGCGGGAGAAGGCCCGCAGCCTCGACTCGCCGGCCGCGCGCCATGGCCGGGGCGGCGCCGAGTTCCAGTACAAGCTCCCGGTGCCCGTGATTAGCCCGGACCCACTATGCGAGGAGGCCACGGATGTGGCGGGCTGCTCTTCGGCCTCGGGCTCCAGCGTGTGCTCTTCGCCGGATGACGCGCCGGATCACCACGTGTCTAG GTCCATGGATCCAATTGCTTTTGCCAAGGGAAGAGATATGGCATCTGACACAGCTATGATCTTAAATGAAGACAAACACTTCATGTCATGTAGTATGCCACGGGAGCATCACAAGTTCTTTGAGGCGAATGTTTCTAACATGAGGGCTCTTCATGTGCATAATAACGATGATCCTTCAACTAGCGAAGCCAGTTGTTCACGTGGCAGAATGTTGACTGAAGATATATTTGGTCCAAGAACGAGAAGCCCATCCCCTGGCCGAAAAGCCCATGCCTTTGCTGTGAATAATGTACATTCAAAAGAATTCGGGTTTAGCCCCAGGTCACCATTGAAAATGAGTGAGGGTTTGAGAAGCCCGCCTCATCCCTTGCCTCTTCCTCcagctcccggtgcttgcccacCTCTACCTCCATCTCCCACTGCTTGTTCACCTCTTCCTCCATCTCCCACTGCTTGCTCGCCTCTTCCTACATCTCCTACTGCTTGCTCACAGTCCCAATCACGGTGGAAAAAGGGGAAACTATTAGGGAGTGGAACATTTGGCCAGGTTTACCTTGGATTTAACAG TGAAAATGGGCAGTTTTGCGCGATTAAGGAAGTGCAAGTAATTTCAGATGATCCACATTCGAAAGAACGACTCAAGCAACTGAATCAG GAAATAGACATGCTTAAGAAAGCATCGCACCCGAACGTTGTGCAATACTATGATAGTGATATG ACTGATGAGACCCTTTCAATTTATCTTGAGTATGTTTCTGGGGGCTCAATTCATAAGTTACTTAGGGAGTATGGCCCTTTTAAGGAACCTGTGATTCGCAGTTATACTGGTCAAATTCTCGCTGGTCTTGCGTATTTGCATGCGAAGAACACTGTCCACAG AGATATTAAAGGAGCAAACATACTTGTTGGCCCTAATGGTGATGTTAAACTTGCCGACTTTGGCATGGCTAAGCAT ATATCATCTTTTGCTGAAATACGCTCTTTCAAAGGAAGTCCTTACTGGATGGCTCCTGAG GTTATTATGAACAGCAAAGGTTACAATCTAGCTGTTGACATTTGGAGTTTGGGATGTACAATTATTGAGATGGCAACGGCAAGACCTCCTTGGCACCAGTATGAAGGG GTAGCTGCAATATTTAAGATTGCAAACAGTAAAGATACACCTGAAATCCCAGATATTTTTTCTGAGGATGGGAGAAGTTTTTTGAAACTATGCTTAAAACGTAATCCAGCATCTCGCGCCACCGCAAGTCAGTTGATGGACCATCCTTTTGTTCAGGACCATCCAGCAGTAAGAGCAGCAAAAGACAGTGCATTGAGAAATGCATTTTCTGCTCCAGCAGATGTGAAGCATACAATG TCTAACAGGGAGTTGCCATCACGAAGAAGTATTACTCCCCTAAGGGATATAGGTGTGAGTGCGCGAGATTTTACCGGATTTTCTACAACTGTCCCTTCACCCCGTACCTCGAG CCCTATTCCTGTGAGAACAAACATGTCTCTACCGGTGTCCCCCTGCTCAAGCCCACTGAGGCAATTTAAGCAGTCCAACTGGAGCTGCTTGCCGTCTCCGCCCCACCCAATGCTCTCGTCTGGTGCTGCGGCTTACAATTCATCAAGCTACGCGCTGAATCAGGCACGACGGATGCCGGATCCCTGGCAGGATGGCTCCTTGAAACTCCATAGTCCTTACGGTTCTCCAAAAAGGTTCTAA